In one window of Helianthus annuus cultivar XRQ/B chromosome 17, HanXRQr2.0-SUNRISE, whole genome shotgun sequence DNA:
- the LOC110920707 gene encoding probable protein phosphatase 2C 15 — MGSHQHHDLVPLAALISREMKSEKMEKPTVRYGYAAQSRKGEDYFMMKTDCARVPGQQSTSFSVFAVFDGHNGNAAALYSRDNLLNHILSAIPRGLGREEWLQALPRALVAGFVKTDKEFQSKGQTSGTTATFVIVDRWTVTVASVGDSRCILDTQGGGVSVLTVDHRLEENQEERERVKASGGEVGRLSILGGAEIGPLRCWPGGLCLSRSIGDMDVGEFIVPIPYVKQVKLSNAGGRLIIASDGIWDAVPSEMAAKSCRGLPAELAARQVVKEALRTRGLRDDTTCIVVDIIPPDNAMPPASPPRKKQSKLKAFFLRAKSLGSTSKMSKKLSAVGIVEELFEEGSAMLAERLGNDETGGSSTSGLFICGICQVDIAASEGISVHAGSIFSTSSKPWQGPFLCADCRNKKDAMEGKRPSGVKVT, encoded by the exons ATGGGATCTCATCAGCATCATGATCTTGTGCCATTAGCTGCATTGATCAGTAGAGAAATGAAAAGTGAGAAGATGGAGAAACCGACTGTTCGGTACGGCTATGCGGCTCAATCGAGGAAAGGTGAAGATTATTTCATGATGAAAACCGATTGTGCACGGGTTCCTGGTCAACAATCGACAAGTTTTTCAGTTTTCGCG GTATTTGATGGTCATAATGGGAATGCTGCAGCATTATATTCAAGGGATAATCTTTTAAACCATATTTTGAGCGCGATTCCTCGTGGTCTCGGACGTGAAGAGTGGCTTCAGGCGTTACCTAGGGCTTTAGTTGCCGGTTTTGTCAAGACCGATAAGGAGTTCCAGAGCAAAG GTCAAACTTCAGGAACGACTGCAACCTTTGTAATCGTTGATAGATGGACAGTAACGGTTGCATCGGTTGGGGATTCCCGTTGCATTCTGGATACACAAGGTGGCGGTGTGTCTGTTTTGACCGTTGATCATAGACTTGAAGAGAATCAAGAGGA ACGAGAACGCGTAAAGGCTAGTGGCGGGGAAGTCGGGCGGCTCAGTATCTTGGGCGGTGCTGAG ATCGGTCCCCTTCGTTGTTGGCCAGGAGGTTTATGTCTTTCTAGATCGATCGGGGACATGGATGTCGGAGAATTTATAGTTCCCATACCATATGTAAAGCAAGTCAAG TTATCGAATGCGGGTGGAAGGCTTATAATAGCTTCCGATGGCATTTGGGATGCCGTGCCATCGGAGATGGCTGCAAAGTCTTGTCGGGGTTTGCCTGCTGAACTTGCTGCTAGGCAAGTTGTGAAG GAAGCATTAAGGACAAGGGGATTGAGGGATGATACAACCTGCATAGTTGTGGACATAATTCCTCCGGACAACGCAATGCCGCCAGCATCCCCACCGCGTAAAAAGCAAAGCAAGCTCAAAGCTTTCTTTCTCAGAGCAAAGTCTCTTGGTTCTACTAGTAAAATGTCAAAGAAACTGTCTGCTGTAGGCATTGTTGAAGAACTTTTTGAAGAAGGTTCAGCCATGCTTGCCGAAAG ATTGGGGAATGATGAGACGGGCGGTTCATCAACATCGGGTCTTTTCATTTGTGGTATCTGTCAAGTTGACATCGCAGCAAGTGAAGGCATATCGGTTCATGCTGGTTCCATCTTTTCAACAAGCTCAAAGCCTTGGCAAGGTCCTTTTCTCTGTGCGGATTGTCGTAATAAGAAAGATGCAATGGAAGGAAAACGACCAAGTGGAGTCAAAGTCACCTAA